In a single window of the Patescibacteria group bacterium genome:
- a CDS encoding pilin yields the protein MLGRINRRNGASAAPAKTAITVAVIGVILAAIGLPLVAFAQSGVDLGLNYATAIGLGTTDIRTTIGNIIKAFFAFLGVAAVLIILYAGVLWMTSQGSEEKITQAKKILINATIGLAIIMSAYAITAFIFRAVTGNTLTGPLGDSGDGSFFSRGCRVNCGPNQRGYGIEYHYPEAGQTNVPRNTKVAITFKKPVVLSTIFKNYKDNNTFAVADDVVCAPDCASEGHIETPVTPQTILTLNTDNIKIIEVGDLGEPTAASVADRFEQRYPAAKLVSPAPTVTRTAVDEPYNADNNQTIVLRFGPAGIGSNDEPVDYRVALRGGDAGIKAWVPPPTGTAPIQKPAFNTMGNDGGYFWVFTTSTTFDLEPPKLEYFSPGPTSPFNIYPLARNRVVAAYFNEPLDPTTARGKTGSGGFNFIDLKDCTGGTCTSIEGLMDISNRYRTVEFIPSAPCDGGKVTNSCGESVFCLPANANVTFQVRAATVGSVPPGAADPTDGVTDMSGNSLDGNRSGKAEGPVSGSREAFNWNVFPPGNDPSNYGAYSDTAVANYRIGGAVDLDPPRIAGITPADPSSVPVDAPVTLAWNKPMMSASMRGGTTMFYDARLWLKTGTADCTSEMDISTCARPIDPPAVIIGNAIQGAGPTEHTVTDLGHERFFRLNDLNWNEETDTVTEKLPLYQPVVKAQVKDAFQNCFFPSQGFACELTAGATSCCDGNPQEVFDCQLGPTRTP from the coding sequence ATGCTTGGAAGGATAAATCGTCGGAACGGCGCCAGTGCGGCGCCAGCTAAGACCGCGATCACCGTCGCGGTCATTGGCGTTATCTTGGCCGCCATCGGTTTGCCGCTTGTCGCGTTCGCTCAGAGCGGCGTCGATCTCGGTTTGAATTATGCCACCGCCATCGGCCTCGGCACGACCGATATCCGGACGACCATCGGCAACATCATCAAAGCGTTTTTCGCATTTCTCGGCGTGGCCGCGGTGCTCATCATCCTGTACGCCGGCGTTTTGTGGATGACCTCGCAGGGGAGCGAGGAGAAGATCACGCAGGCCAAGAAGATCCTGATCAACGCTACCATCGGTCTCGCGATCATCATGTCGGCCTACGCCATCACGGCGTTCATTTTCCGGGCCGTGACCGGCAACACGCTCACTGGTCCGCTCGGCGATTCCGGCGACGGCAGTTTTTTCTCGCGCGGCTGCCGCGTCAATTGCGGCCCCAACCAGCGCGGCTACGGCATCGAATACCACTATCCGGAAGCGGGCCAGACCAACGTGCCGCGGAACACCAAGGTGGCGATCACTTTCAAGAAGCCGGTCGTGCTTTCGACCATTTTCAAGAATTACAAGGACAACAATACTTTTGCCGTCGCTGATGACGTCGTCTGTGCGCCGGACTGCGCTAGCGAAGGCCATATCGAGACGCCTGTCACGCCGCAGACCATCCTCACGCTCAATACCGATAATATCAAGATCATCGAGGTGGGTGACCTGGGCGAGCCGACAGCGGCCTCGGTCGCCGATCGTTTCGAGCAGCGGTATCCGGCCGCCAAGCTCGTCAGCCCCGCGCCGACCGTGACGCGCACGGCGGTCGATGAGCCTTATAACGCCGATAATAACCAGACCATCGTCCTCAGGTTCGGGCCGGCCGGCATCGGCAGCAATGACGAACCGGTCGATTATCGCGTGGCGCTCCGCGGCGGCGACGCCGGGATCAAGGCTTGGGTGCCGCCACCGACGGGAACCGCTCCGATCCAGAAGCCGGCCTTCAACACCATGGGCAACGACGGCGGATATTTCTGGGTCTTCACGACGAGCACGACCTTCGACCTGGAGCCGCCCAAGCTCGAATATTTTTCGCCGGGACCGACCAGTCCGTTCAACATCTATCCTCTGGCCCGGAATCGCGTCGTGGCCGCGTATTTCAACGAGCCGCTCGATCCGACGACCGCGCGCGGCAAGACCGGATCCGGAGGTTTCAATTTCATCGATCTCAAGGACTGCACCGGCGGCACCTGCACCTCGATTGAGGGTTTGATGGACATCAGCAACCGCTACCGCACGGTCGAGTTCATTCCGAGCGCTCCCTGCGACGGCGGCAAGGTGACGAATTCCTGCGGCGAGTCCGTTTTCTGCCTGCCGGCCAACGCCAACGTCACGTTCCAGGTCCGCGCGGCCACGGTCGGTTCGGTGCCGCCCGGAGCCGCTGATCCGACCGATGGTGTCACTGATATGAGCGGTAATTCCCTCGACGGCAATCGCAGCGGCAAGGCCGAGGGCCCAGTCTCCGGCAGCCGCGAGGCTTTCAATTGGAACGTCTTTCCGCCGGGCAATGATCCGTCGAACTACGGAGCTTACAGCGACACGGCCGTCGCCAATTATCGCATCGGCGGCGCGGTCGATCTCGATCCGCCGCGGATCGCCGGCATCACTCCGGCTGATCCGTCGTCAGTGCCTGTTGATGCTCCGGTCACGCTGGCCTGGAATAAACCGATGATGTCGGCTTCCATGCGCGGCGGCACGACGATGTTCTATGACGCCCGACTCTGGCTGAAGACCGGCACCGCCGACTGCACGAGCGAGATGGACATCTCGACCTGCGCCAGGCCGATCGATCCGCCAGCCGTCATCATCGGCAACGCGATCCAGGGCGCGGGTCCGACGGAGCACACCGTCACTGATCTGGGACACGAGCGGTTCTTCCGTCTGAATGATCTGAACTGGAACGAGGAAACGGACACTGTCACCGAGAAACTGCCGCTCTACCAGCCGGTCGTCAAAGCGCAGGTCAAGGACGCGTTCCAGAACTGTTTCTTTCCGAGCCAGGGCTTCGCTTGCGAGCTCACGGCTGGCGCCACTTCGTGCTGCGACGGCAATCCCCAGGAAGTGTTCGACTGCCAGCTGGGACCGACCCGCACTCCTTAA
- a CDS encoding GatB/YqeY domain-containing protein yields MTTRERIDADCSEAAKARQADKLSTLRLLRAALKYVEIEKMKPLAEEDVIEVVGRELKKLRDALESYVAGKRADLAAKAEAEMAILQAYLPEQLGDEALKELVRQKIAVIGTVTAKDFGRVMSEVMKEAKGKADGTKVSAAVKEIIAASSS; encoded by the coding sequence ATGACCACTCGAGAACGCATCGACGCCGATTGTTCCGAAGCCGCCAAAGCGCGCCAGGCCGACAAATTGTCGACCTTGCGTCTGCTTCGGGCGGCTTTGAAATACGTCGAGATCGAGAAAATGAAACCGCTCGCCGAGGAGGACGTCATCGAGGTCGTCGGCCGGGAGCTGAAGAAGCTTCGCGACGCCCTGGAGTCCTATGTCGCCGGCAAGCGCGCTGATCTGGCGGCGAAAGCGGAGGCGGAGATGGCTATTCTCCAAGCCTACCTGCCGGAACAGCTCGGCGACGAGGCTTTGAAGGAATTGGTCCGCCAGAAGATCGCCGTTATCGGGACGGTGACCGCCAAGGACTTCGGCCGCGTCATGAGCGAGGTCATGAAGGAGGCCAAAGGCAAGGCTGATGGCACGAAGGTCAGCGCCGCGGTCAAAGAGATCATCGCCGCGTCGAGTTCCTGA
- the hisS gene encoding histidine--tRNA ligase — MPSLKNKPRPVAAKKIPAKPKAPKAPVQAAAAPKPAVRNVATPQTLRGMRDTLPSEQRYWRFINRKIDLLARAYGYERVDTPILEETSLFMRSVGKQSDVVEKELFSFVDRGGENVSLRPEGTASLARAYINHGMFTLPQPVKLYYVGPMFRYERPQHGRLRQHHQFGFEAFGDANPVLDAEVILAAHLFYKDIGVKTVIHINSLGCHLCRPSYLTELTAYYRSKRSQICEDCKRRLLKNPLRLLDCKEAGCAALRESAPHIVDFLDEECKNHLMRVLEYLDELSVPYTLDPHLVRGLDYYTRTVFEVMPAEENPSEGTSALGGGGRYDGLVEQLGGRPTPACGFGIGLERAILQMKTLNVEPTDDFKPDIFLAQLGDTARRKAFTLFEDLRSAGIRVAATFSKSALKTQLETANRLGAKYTVIIGQKEVLDGTILIRDMESGMQEIVDYNKAAAEMKKKIVIR, encoded by the coding sequence ATGCCATCATTAAAGAATAAACCGCGTCCGGTCGCCGCCAAGAAGATTCCGGCCAAGCCTAAGGCGCCGAAAGCTCCGGTTCAGGCCGCGGCGGCTCCGAAGCCGGCTGTCCGGAACGTCGCCACGCCCCAGACCTTGCGCGGCATGCGCGACACGCTGCCTTCGGAGCAGCGGTATTGGCGTTTCATCAACCGCAAGATCGATCTGCTGGCGCGCGCCTACGGCTATGAACGCGTCGACACGCCGATCCTGGAGGAGACCTCTCTGTTCATGCGGTCCGTCGGCAAGCAGAGCGATGTCGTCGAGAAGGAATTATTTTCCTTCGTCGACCGCGGCGGCGAGAACGTTTCGCTGCGCCCCGAAGGCACCGCGTCGCTCGCCCGCGCCTACATCAACCACGGCATGTTCACACTGCCGCAGCCGGTCAAACTTTATTACGTCGGCCCGATGTTCCGTTACGAGCGTCCGCAGCATGGCCGTCTCCGCCAGCACCACCAGTTCGGCTTCGAGGCTTTCGGCGACGCCAACCCGGTGCTCGACGCCGAGGTCATCCTGGCCGCGCATCTTTTCTACAAGGACATCGGCGTCAAGACGGTCATCCACATCAACAGCCTCGGCTGCCATCTTTGCCGTCCGAGCTACCTGACCGAACTGACCGCCTACTACCGCAGCAAGCGCTCCCAGATCTGCGAGGATTGCAAGCGGCGGCTGCTGAAGAACCCGCTGCGGCTGCTCGACTGCAAGGAGGCCGGTTGCGCCGCTCTTCGCGAGAGCGCCCCGCACATCGTCGACTTCCTCGACGAGGAGTGCAAAAACCACCTGATGCGCGTGCTCGAATATCTGGATGAACTGTCGGTCCCTTACACGCTCGACCCGCATCTGGTCCGCGGCCTCGATTATTACACCCGCACCGTCTTCGAAGTGATGCCGGCGGAAGAGAACCCGAGCGAGGGAACCAGCGCGCTCGGCGGGGGAGGGCGCTATGACGGTCTGGTCGAACAGCTCGGCGGCCGGCCGACTCCGGCGTGTGGCTTCGGTATCGGGCTGGAGCGCGCCATTCTGCAGATGAAGACCTTGAACGTGGAGCCGACCGACGACTTCAAACCGGATATCTTCCTGGCTCAGCTGGGCGATACCGCGCGCCGCAAGGCTTTCACCTTGTTCGAGGATCTGCGCAGCGCCGGCATCCGCGTGGCCGCGACCTTCTCGAAGAGCGCTTTGAAGACCCAGCTTGAGACTGCCAACCGCCTCGGCGCCAAGTACACGGTGATCATCGGCCAGAAAGAGGTTCTGGACGGTACGATCCTGATCCGGGACATGGAATCCGGCATGCAGGAGATCGTGGACTATAATAAGGCTGCCGCGGAGATGAAGAAGAAGATCGTGATCCGCTAG
- the lepB gene encoding signal peptidase I codes for MDEINKENQTAKEQLPSGPTPADQSAPIVKSLVSRTLEFFGELLHVVIISLAIIVPVRYFLIQPFYVKGASMEPNFYDHEYLIIDELSYRLHEPVRGDIVVFRYPNDPRQFFIKRVIGLPGDRVVVSGGQVTIYDAAHPDGWLLDESAYLGALRTPGEKDVTLGAGEFFLMGDNRSASLDSRVFGPVSRPFVVGRVWFRGWPPEKMRLFESEPLVRQP; via the coding sequence ATGGACGAGATCAACAAGGAAAATCAGACTGCCAAGGAGCAGCTGCCGTCCGGGCCGACTCCGGCCGATCAGTCGGCGCCGATCGTCAAAAGCCTGGTGTCGCGGACCCTGGAATTTTTCGGCGAACTTCTGCATGTGGTCATCATCTCGCTGGCCATCATCGTTCCGGTCCGCTATTTCCTGATCCAGCCGTTCTACGTGAAGGGCGCGTCGATGGAACCGAATTTCTACGATCATGAATATCTGATCATCGACGAGCTGAGTTATCGGCTTCATGAACCGGTGCGCGGCGACATCGTGGTGTTCCGTTATCCCAATGATCCGCGGCAATTCTTCATCAAACGCGTCATCGGACTGCCGGGCGACCGGGTCGTAGTCTCGGGCGGTCAGGTGACCATTTACGACGCCGCGCATCCTGACGGTTGGCTGCTTGATGAAAGCGCCTACCTCGGCGCGCTGCGCACGCCGGGGGAGAAGGATGTCACGCTTGGAGCCGGCGAATTTTTCCTGATGGGCGATAATCGTTCCGCTAGCCTGGATTCTCGCGTGTTCGGACCGGTGTCGCGACCGTTCGTCGTCGGCCGCGTCTGGTTCCGCGGCTGGCCGCCGGAAAAGATGCGGCTTTTCGAAAGCGAGCCGCTGGTCCGGCAGCCCTGA
- a CDS encoding LCP family protein, giving the protein MRTLKINFLENHGTSHDRGGANRPVRSLLSLAIFAGLFAFSFGIGRLSLSESASAALATIGNLPIISQMQLIVSSDRKMSGEAADRINILLLGMGGEGHDGPLLTDTNVLLSLKPSTGQVALMSIPRDLLVPLPKYGWRKINAANAFGELEAAGRGADLSRTALEGLFGMDIPYYVRIDFNGFKEIVDDLGGIDVYIDKSFADHNYPTADHGVQTISFTAGWQNLSGEEALKYTRSRHGNNGEGSDFARAKRQQKVLAAIKEKAMTFQVIKNPAMVSNLLASLQSNIATNLQVGEILRLAKFGRSVDPATIVHKVIDDRPGSPLVASQYGGAYVLVPRNDDWTGLRELAADIFSSETDLKIENQPARTAAAADAPNEAKPRIEILNGSGETGLARDVAGKLTALGFTVVRIGNADTFAFEKTLVYDLTDGKMKSSITNLKEALNNTRIDTKPSQRLIPADRTGIDIVVILGKTDPKES; this is encoded by the coding sequence ATGAGGACCCTAAAGATCAACTTCCTGGAGAATCACGGAACCAGTCATGACCGCGGCGGCGCCAACCGCCCGGTCAGGTCTTTGTTATCGCTCGCGATCTTCGCGGGCTTGTTCGCTTTTTCCTTCGGCATCGGCCGGCTCTCGCTGTCCGAATCGGCTTCGGCGGCGCTCGCGACCATCGGCAATCTGCCCATCATTTCGCAGATGCAGCTGATCGTCAGCTCTGACAGGAAGATGTCCGGCGAAGCCGCCGACCGGATCAACATCCTGCTGCTCGGCATGGGCGGCGAAGGCCACGACGGCCCGCTGCTCACGGACACCAATGTACTCCTGAGCCTCAAGCCGTCTACGGGACAGGTGGCTCTCATGTCCATACCGCGCGACCTGCTCGTGCCGCTGCCGAAGTACGGCTGGCGCAAGATCAATGCCGCCAACGCTTTCGGCGAACTCGAAGCCGCCGGCCGCGGCGCGGACTTATCGCGCACGGCGCTGGAAGGATTGTTCGGCATGGATATCCCCTACTACGTCCGGATCGACTTCAACGGCTTCAAGGAGATCGTCGACGATCTTGGCGGCATCGACGTCTACATCGACAAGTCGTTCGCGGATCACAATTATCCGACGGCCGACCATGGCGTGCAGACGATCTCTTTCACCGCCGGTTGGCAGAACCTGAGCGGCGAAGAGGCTTTGAAATACACCCGCTCGCGGCACGGCAACAATGGCGAAGGTTCGGACTTCGCCCGCGCCAAACGCCAGCAAAAAGTACTGGCCGCCATCAAAGAGAAAGCCATGACCTTCCAGGTGATCAAGAATCCGGCGATGGTCAGCAATCTTCTGGCCAGCCTGCAATCGAACATCGCCACCAATCTCCAGGTCGGAGAGATCCTGCGCTTGGCCAAATTCGGCCGCTCCGTCGATCCCGCGACGATCGTCCACAAAGTCATCGATGATCGTCCGGGTTCGCCGCTCGTCGCCAGCCAGTACGGCGGCGCCTACGTGCTCGTACCCAGGAACGACGATTGGACCGGCCTGCGCGAGCTGGCGGCCGACATCTTCTCTTCCGAGACCGACCTGAAGATCGAGAATCAGCCGGCCCGGACCGCGGCTGCGGCTGACGCGCCGAATGAGGCCAAACCGCGCATCGAGATCCTGAACGGTTCCGGCGAGACCGGACTTGCGCGCGACGTGGCCGGAAAACTGACGGCCCTGGGCTTCACCGTGGTCCGGATCGGCAATGCCGACACCTTCGCTTTCGAGAAGACGCTGGTTTACGACCTGACCGACGGAAAAATGAAAAGTTCGATCACTAATCTCAAAGAAGCGCTGAACAACACGCGGATCGACACCAAGCCCTCGCAGCGCCTGATCCCTGCCGATCGGACCGGCATCGATATTGTCGTCATCCTGGGCAAAACTGACCCTAAGGAAAGTTGA
- the der gene encoding ribosome biogenesis GTPase Der, translating into MDTRLKMTPVVAIVGRPNVGKSTLFNKLLERRKALTSPEAGTTRDLNYGHFHWRTLTMTAIDTAGLDLTDKTSTEEGLKRQARAAMTKADIIIFVTDVTDGMLPQDKALAKELQKTKKTVLLAANKADNPRKRSLGESPDWLKLGYGAPTPISAASGSGIGDLLDLVVDDLKARGLESKPLPPIDARVAIIGRPNVGKSTLLNTLAGEERVLVSEVPHTTKEPQDTLLIYEDEELGQQNILLVDTVGIRKRGNVGPGMEKIGVSLSIDELEAADVALLVIDATQGASLQEKKLAGVIEEKTPAMVVLVNKWDLAEKRKLGDADDYRKYLQRELPFIAWAPILFTSALTGSKTSRILHAALQASIERSREIDTPALDAFAARLKKVHHSTFARGASLPKVYGLTQVSTRPPTFMLVVKDKETLHPNFVRFVEKLLRQEFGFAGTPIRVLARQISK; encoded by the coding sequence ATGGACACCAGACTGAAGATGACGCCCGTCGTAGCTATCGTCGGCCGCCCGAACGTCGGCAAATCGACGCTGTTCAACAAACTCCTCGAGCGGCGGAAAGCCCTGACCTCGCCCGAGGCCGGCACGACGCGCGACCTGAACTACGGCCATTTCCACTGGCGCACTTTGACGATGACCGCCATCGACACCGCCGGCCTCGACCTCACGGACAAAACGTCCACTGAGGAAGGCCTCAAGCGCCAGGCGCGCGCCGCCATGACCAAGGCCGACATCATCATTTTCGTCACCGACGTCACCGACGGCATGCTGCCCCAGGATAAGGCCCTGGCGAAAGAACTGCAGAAGACCAAAAAGACCGTGCTGCTCGCCGCGAACAAAGCCGACAATCCGAGAAAACGCAGCCTGGGCGAGTCGCCGGACTGGCTCAAGCTCGGTTACGGCGCGCCGACGCCGATCTCGGCCGCGAGCGGATCGGGCATCGGCGATCTGCTCGACCTCGTCGTTGACGACCTCAAGGCCCGCGGACTCGAATCGAAGCCGCTGCCGCCGATCGACGCGCGGGTGGCGATCATCGGCCGCCCTAACGTCGGCAAATCCACGCTCCTGAACACGCTCGCCGGCGAAGAGCGGGTGCTCGTGAGCGAAGTCCCGCACACCACGAAAGAACCGCAGGACACGCTGCTCATCTATGAGGACGAGGAACTCGGCCAGCAGAACATCCTGCTCGTCGACACGGTCGGCATCCGCAAGCGCGGCAATGTCGGTCCGGGCATGGAAAAAATCGGCGTCAGCCTGAGCATCGACGAACTGGAAGCCGCTGATGTCGCTCTGCTCGTGATCGACGCGACCCAAGGAGCCAGCCTGCAGGAAAAGAAACTGGCCGGCGTCATCGAGGAGAAGACTCCAGCCATGGTCGTCCTGGTCAACAAGTGGGATCTGGCCGAGAAGCGCAAACTCGGCGATGCCGACGACTACCGCAAATACCTGCAGCGCGAACTCCCCTTCATCGCCTGGGCCCCGATCCTCTTCACTTCGGCCCTGACCGGCAGCAAGACCAGCCGCATCCTGCACGCCGCTCTCCAAGCCTCGATCGAACGCAGCCGCGAGATCGACACGCCGGCGCTCGACGCTTTCGCCGCCCGGCTGAAAAAAGTGCACCACTCCACTTTCGCCCGCGGCGCCAGCCTCCCCAAGGTCTACGGCCTGACCCAGGTCAGCACCCGCCCGCCGACCTTCATGCTCGTGGTCAAAGACAAGGAGACCCTGCATCCGAACTTCGTGCGCTTCGTCGAGAAACTCCTGCGCCAGGAGTTCGGTTTCGCCGGCACGCCGATCCGGGTGCTGGCCCGCCAGATCAGCAAATAA
- the pth gene encoding aminoacyl-tRNA hydrolase, with product MAKLIVGLGNPGEKYDRTRHNAGFRAVRAFHTLHALDLGNWSSKFGGLVAEGRVGGEKVVLLLPQTFMNESGRAVREAFDFWHLKTEDLIIVYDDLDLPLGALRLREEGSAGGHKGVASIIEHLKDPRLARVRIGIGTERSQTVPAADYVLEKFSGAEEPAIAEAISRAAAALDRIIERGIVPAMNEFNG from the coding sequence ATGGCCAAACTCATCGTCGGCCTGGGCAATCCCGGCGAAAAATACGACCGCACCCGGCATAACGCCGGCTTCCGCGCGGTCCGCGCTTTTCATACCCTGCACGCGCTCGACCTCGGCAACTGGTCGTCGAAATTCGGCGGCCTGGTCGCTGAAGGACGCGTGGGCGGCGAGAAAGTCGTCCTGCTCCTGCCGCAGACCTTCATGAACGAATCGGGGCGGGCGGTCCGGGAAGCGTTCGATTTCTGGCATCTCAAGACCGAGGATCTGATCATCGTTTACGACGACCTGGACCTGCCGCTCGGCGCGCTGCGCCTGCGCGAAGAAGGTTCGGCCGGCGGACACAAAGGCGTCGCTTCGATCATCGAGCATCTGAAAGACCCGCGGCTCGCCCGGGTGCGCATCGGCATCGGCACCGAACGCTCGCAGACCGTGCCGGCGGCGGATTACGTGCTGGAAAAATTCTCCGGAGCCGAGGAGCCGGCGATAGCCGAGGCGATATCGCGCGCCGCGGCGGCTCTCGACCGGATCATCGAACGTGGCATCGTTCCGGCCATGAACGAATTCAACGGCTGA
- the dprA gene encoding DNA-processing protein DprA encodes MDRAAAGFIAAAIRTGSLKPPELLTLLVGLDSPEALWSAAPERMIGLGIAPAAALAFARSRPAADPKKEADELARHDVAAVAFNESEYPSQLRQIFDPPAILFYRGRLAALRGHLPVAVVGTRGMTEYGARAARLFTRQLATAGCTIVSGLALGVDAAAHEACLEANGITVAVLASGTDRPSVGPRTNAGLAERIVKADGVVVSEYPPGTISWKDNFLKRNRIIAGLSRGVVVIEAAERSGALVTARLALEQGRDVFAVPGPIFSPKSLGCNRLIQTGASPLITIEDIFQVYDLKISTPAVAKQTIIDPAQKAIFTSLAAGSATTDELAVKTGLTPPEVLAAVSALELAGLVATHYNKVVRN; translated from the coding sequence ATGGACCGAGCAGCCGCGGGATTCATCGCCGCCGCCATCAGGACCGGATCGCTGAAGCCGCCGGAGCTGTTGACGCTGCTTGTCGGGCTCGACAGCCCCGAAGCACTCTGGTCGGCGGCGCCGGAGCGGATGATTGGACTCGGGATCGCCCCGGCGGCTGCGCTGGCCTTCGCGCGATCGCGGCCAGCGGCTGATCCAAAAAAGGAAGCGGATGAACTCGCCCGACACGATGTCGCAGCGGTCGCTTTCAATGAATCCGAATATCCGTCGCAGCTCCGACAGATCTTCGACCCGCCAGCTATTCTTTTTTACCGCGGCCGGCTGGCGGCTCTCCGCGGTCACCTGCCTGTGGCTGTGGTCGGCACCCGGGGCATGACCGAATACGGAGCCCGAGCGGCGCGGCTGTTCACTCGCCAACTCGCGACCGCCGGCTGCACCATCGTGAGCGGCCTGGCGCTCGGCGTCGACGCGGCCGCACACGAAGCCTGCCTGGAGGCCAACGGCATTACCGTGGCCGTGCTGGCTTCCGGAACGGATCGTCCCAGCGTCGGTCCGCGGACCAATGCCGGACTGGCCGAAAGGATCGTCAAAGCCGACGGCGTCGTGGTCTCCGAATATCCGCCCGGCACGATCTCCTGGAAAGATAATTTCCTCAAACGCAACCGAATCATCGCCGGACTCAGCCGCGGCGTCGTAGTCATTGAGGCGGCGGAGCGGTCCGGAGCGCTCGTCACCGCCCGCCTGGCGCTGGAACAAGGACGCGACGTCTTCGCCGTTCCCGGACCGATCTTCAGCCCTAAGTCCTTAGGCTGCAACCGCCTGATCCAAACCGGCGCCTCGCCATTGATTACGATCGAGGATATTTTCCAAGTCTACGACTTAAAGATAAGTACTCCTGCGGTCGCCAAGCAAACCATCATCGACCCGGCACAAAAGGCGATCTTCACATCCCTGGCGGCGGGGTCGGCCACCACCGACGAACTGGCCGTCAAAACCGGCCTGACGCCACCGGAAGTCCTGGCCGCTGTCTCCGCCCTGGAGCTAGCCGGACTGGTCGCGACGCATTATAATAAGGTAGTTCGCAATTGA